A region from the Streptomyces sp. 3214.6 genome encodes:
- a CDS encoding cellulase family glycosylhydrolase, which produces MFRSLRRALCAGAAALLIPLGSVVQTADAAEAHAADAAGAAVAANAGTGYWHTSGRQILDAAGQPVRIAGINWFGFETGNYVVHGLWSRDYKSMIDQMKSLGYNTIRIPYSDDIFKSTTVPNSIDFSSGKNADLQGLGSLGVLDKLVAYAGQDGLKVILDRHRPDAGGQSALWYTSAVPESTWIANLKSLATRYKGQDTVVGIDLHNEPHDPACWGCGDTATDWRLAAQRAGNAVLSVNSDLLIFVEGVQSFNGVSGWWGGNLMGAGQYPVQLNVANRVVYSAHDYATSVAQQSWFNDPTFPANMPGIWDKYWGYLFKQNIAPVWVGEFGTTLQATVDQKWLAALVSYLRPTSTYGADSFHWTFWSWNPNSGDTGGILKDDWQTVDTVKDGYLASIKAPGFPSNGGGGGGGGGGSTASCSAAYTVSSDWGGGFNAEVKVTNTGTTALSSWKVTWTWSGAQQITNIWNASYTQTGSTVTAVNAAHNGSVPAGGSASFGFGGAPGGGGAPSVSCTVS; this is translated from the coding sequence ATGTTCCGCAGCTTGCGAAGAGCACTGTGCGCCGGCGCCGCCGCGCTTTTGATACCGCTGGGATCCGTAGTGCAGACGGCAGACGCGGCGGAGGCCCACGCGGCCGATGCCGCCGGGGCCGCCGTCGCGGCGAATGCCGGTACGGGGTACTGGCACACCAGTGGCCGCCAGATCCTGGACGCCGCCGGGCAGCCGGTCCGGATCGCCGGGATCAACTGGTTCGGCTTCGAGACCGGCAACTACGTCGTCCACGGCCTCTGGTCCCGCGACTACAAGAGCATGATCGACCAGATGAAGTCGCTCGGCTACAACACGATCCGCATCCCGTACAGCGACGACATCTTCAAGAGCACGACCGTTCCCAACAGCATCGACTTCAGCAGCGGCAAGAACGCCGATCTACAGGGGCTCGGCTCGCTGGGCGTGCTGGACAAGCTGGTCGCGTACGCCGGTCAGGACGGCCTGAAGGTCATCCTCGACCGGCACCGCCCGGACGCGGGCGGGCAGTCGGCGCTCTGGTACACCTCCGCCGTTCCCGAGTCGACGTGGATCGCCAACCTCAAGTCCCTCGCGACCCGTTACAAGGGTCAGGACACCGTCGTAGGCATCGACCTCCACAACGAGCCCCACGATCCCGCCTGTTGGGGCTGCGGGGACACGGCGACGGACTGGCGGCTGGCTGCGCAGCGGGCCGGGAACGCGGTCCTGTCCGTCAATTCGGACCTGCTGATCTTCGTCGAGGGCGTGCAGTCCTTCAACGGCGTCTCCGGCTGGTGGGGCGGCAACCTGATGGGCGCCGGGCAGTACCCGGTGCAACTGAACGTGGCCAACCGGGTGGTGTACTCGGCCCACGACTACGCCACGAGCGTCGCCCAGCAGAGCTGGTTCAACGACCCGACGTTCCCCGCGAACATGCCGGGTATCTGGGACAAGTACTGGGGCTACCTCTTCAAGCAGAACATCGCGCCCGTGTGGGTGGGCGAGTTCGGCACCACCCTCCAGGCCACCGTCGACCAGAAGTGGCTCGCGGCGCTGGTGAGTTACCTCCGCCCGACCTCGACGTACGGCGCCGACTCCTTCCACTGGACGTTCTGGTCCTGGAACCCCAACTCCGGTGACACGGGCGGGATCCTGAAGGACGACTGGCAGACGGTCGACACGGTGAAGGACGGCTATCTGGCGAGCATCAAGGCGCCGGGCTTCCCGAGCAACGGCGGCGGCGGGGGCGGAGGGGGCGGCGGGAGTACGGCCTCCTGCTCCGCCGCGTACACCGTCAGCAGCGACTGGGGCGGCGGCTTCAACGCCGAGGTGAAGGTGACCAACACGGGTACGACCGCGCTCAGTTCGTGGAAGGTCACCTGGACCTGGAGCGGCGCCCAGCAGATCACCAACATCTGGAACGCGTCGTACACGCAGACGGGCTCGACCGTGACGGCGGTGAACGCCGCCCACAACGGCTCGGTGCCGGCGGGCGGTTCGGCGAGCTTCGGGTTCGGGGGCGCGCCCGGGGGCGGGGGTGCGCCGAGCGTGAGCTGCACGGTGAGCTGA
- the serC gene encoding phosphoserine transaminase has translation MAEIQIPADIKPADGRFGAGPSKVRVEALDALAATGTSLLGTSHRQAPVKNLVGQVREGISELFSLPEGYEVILGNGGSTAFWDIATHGLIENKSQHLTFGEFSSKFAKAAKLAPWLAEPTVVSSDPGTHPEPAAEAGVDVYAFTHNETSTGVAAPIKRVPGADEGALVLVDATSGAGGLPVDVAETDVYYFAPQKSFASDGGLWIGVFSPAAIERAERIHASGRHIPEFFSLPTAIDNSRKNQTYNTPALATLFLLNQQLEWINGQGGLDWSVRRTATSARTLYGWAEDVKYANPFVADPAKRSQVIGTIDFTDDVDAAAVAKVLRANGIVDTEPYRKLGRNQLRVAMFPAVDPADVEALTKCIDYVIDKL, from the coding sequence GTGGCTGAGATCCAGATTCCTGCTGACATCAAGCCCGCCGACGGTCGATTCGGCGCGGGCCCCTCCAAGGTGCGGGTGGAGGCGCTGGACGCCCTGGCCGCCACCGGTACGTCCCTCCTCGGCACCTCCCACCGCCAGGCCCCGGTCAAGAACCTGGTCGGCCAGGTGCGCGAGGGCATCTCCGAGCTGTTCTCCCTCCCCGAGGGCTACGAGGTCATCCTCGGCAACGGCGGCTCCACCGCGTTCTGGGACATCGCGACCCACGGCCTGATCGAGAACAAGTCGCAGCACCTCACGTTCGGCGAGTTCAGCTCCAAGTTCGCCAAGGCCGCCAAGCTCGCCCCGTGGCTGGCCGAGCCCACCGTCGTCTCCTCCGACCCGGGCACGCACCCCGAGCCCGCCGCCGAGGCCGGCGTCGACGTCTACGCCTTCACGCACAACGAGACGTCGACCGGTGTCGCCGCCCCGATCAAGCGCGTGCCGGGCGCCGACGAGGGCGCGCTCGTCCTCGTGGACGCCACCTCGGGCGCCGGCGGCCTCCCGGTCGACGTCGCCGAGACGGACGTCTACTACTTCGCCCCGCAGAAGTCCTTCGCCTCCGACGGCGGCCTGTGGATCGGCGTGTTCTCTCCGGCGGCGATCGAGCGCGCCGAACGGATCCACGCCTCCGGCCGCCACATCCCGGAGTTCTTCTCGCTGCCCACGGCGATCGACAACTCCCGCAAGAACCAGACGTACAACACCCCGGCCCTGGCCACGCTCTTCCTGCTCAACCAGCAGCTGGAGTGGATCAACGGGCAGGGCGGCCTGGACTGGTCGGTGCGCCGCACCGCCACCTCCGCGCGCACGCTCTACGGCTGGGCCGAGGACGTCAAGTACGCGAACCCGTTCGTCGCCGACCCGGCGAAGCGTTCCCAGGTCATCGGCACGATCGACTTCACCGACGACGTGGACGCGGCCGCCGTCGCCAAGGTCCTGCGCGCCAACGGCATCGTCGACACCGAGCCCTACCGCAAGCTCGGCCGCAACCAGCTCCGCGTCGCGATGTTCCCGGCGGTCGACCCGGCGGACGTCGAGGCGCTCACGAAGTGCATCGACTACGTGATCGACAAGCTCTGA
- a CDS encoding FAD-binding and (Fe-S)-binding domain-containing protein — protein sequence MDASNYRRVPVGVVAPRDADDVAATLAVCREAGVPVVARGGGTSVAGQATGVGVVLDFTRYMNRLVTLDPRARTAVVQPGLVLDRLQEAAAPHGLRFGPDPSTHSRCTLGGMIGNNSCGSHSVAWGTTADSVRELDVVTARGRRLRLGQGWAGAPDGLRGLVEGELARLRTGFPDLPRRISGYSLDALLPEHGADVARSFCGSEGTLGVLTEAVVGLVEAPRARALAVLGYADEGAAAEAAAGLLPYGPLTVEGMAADLVPSSAAAGLPRGAAWLFVETGGETGDEARARAQTIVRAADVVDARVVSDPAGQRALWRIREDASGTATRMAGGGSEAWPGWEDCAVPPARLGAYLRDFRGLLAAHGLHGTPYGHFGDGCIHVRIDFDLLTAAGVGRFRRFSEELADLVVAHGGSLSGEHGDGQARAELLPRMYGDELVALFERAKDLWDPDDLLNPGMLVRPAPLDAGLRFSVLPREPVPVAFGYPADGGDFSAAVRRCVGVAKCRTTSAAGESVMCPSFRVTGREEHSTRGRARLLHEMLAGELVTDGWRSTEVRDALDLCLSCKGCRSDCPVEVDMATYKAEFLHHHYEGRRRPAAHYSMGRLPLWLRWASRTRATGLVNALARVRPLAWAVRRAGGIAPEREIPRLARETFSGWWRKRGRPTVGSGESRVEGMGGSGESGESGELGESGESGELVVLWPDTFTEYLSPSVGRAAVRVLEAAGLRVALPPTLRMRGRPVGDGRSRGVGASAALLTARRGRVCCGLTYVSTGQLDHARVVLRRTLDLMEPVLETAAPVVVLEPSCAAALRTDLPELLSDDPRAGRLAARVLTFAEALERHAPDWTPPRLDRPTVGQTHCHQHAVLGDAAERRLREAAGLTGDLRGGCCGLAGNFGFEKGHFEVSRACAEEQLLPAVRNAPEGAVILADGYSCRTQLEQLAGVRGRHLAEVLEEALVEGLEEKEAGSP from the coding sequence ATGGACGCGTCCAACTACCGGCGTGTCCCCGTCGGGGTCGTTGCGCCCAGGGACGCGGACGACGTGGCCGCCACGCTCGCGGTGTGCCGGGAGGCCGGGGTGCCGGTGGTCGCGCGGGGCGGCGGGACGTCCGTCGCCGGGCAGGCCACCGGCGTCGGGGTGGTGCTGGACTTCACGCGGTACATGAACCGGCTGGTCACCCTGGATCCGCGGGCGCGGACGGCGGTCGTGCAGCCGGGGCTCGTCCTCGACCGGCTCCAGGAGGCCGCCGCCCCGCACGGGCTGCGTTTCGGGCCCGACCCGTCCACGCACAGCCGCTGCACGCTCGGCGGGATGATCGGCAACAACTCGTGCGGCTCCCACTCGGTCGCCTGGGGGACGACCGCGGACAGCGTGCGCGAGCTGGACGTGGTCACCGCGCGCGGGCGACGGCTGCGGCTCGGGCAGGGGTGGGCGGGGGCGCCGGACGGGCTGCGAGGGCTGGTCGAGGGGGAACTGGCACGGCTGCGGACCGGGTTTCCCGACCTGCCGCGCCGAATCTCCGGGTACTCGCTGGACGCGCTGCTGCCCGAGCACGGCGCCGACGTCGCCCGGTCCTTCTGCGGCTCCGAAGGCACCCTGGGCGTGCTCACCGAGGCCGTCGTGGGGCTTGTCGAGGCTCCACGCGCGCGTGCGCTCGCGGTGCTCGGCTACGCCGACGAGGGCGCCGCCGCCGAGGCCGCGGCCGGGCTGTTGCCGTACGGCCCGCTGACGGTGGAGGGGATGGCGGCCGACCTGGTGCCGTCGTCGGCGGCGGCCGGGCTGCCCAGGGGCGCGGCCTGGCTGTTCGTGGAGACCGGAGGGGAGACGGGCGACGAGGCACGCGCGCGTGCGCAGACGATCGTCCGCGCGGCGGACGTCGTCGACGCGCGGGTGGTGAGCGACCCCGCCGGGCAGCGGGCGCTGTGGCGGATCCGGGAGGACGCGAGCGGGACCGCGACCCGGATGGCTGGGGGAGGCTCAGAGGCGTGGCCCGGCTGGGAGGACTGCGCGGTGCCGCCGGCCCGGCTCGGCGCGTATCTGCGGGACTTCCGTGGGCTGCTCGCCGCGCACGGCCTGCACGGCACGCCGTACGGCCATTTCGGGGACGGCTGCATCCACGTCCGTATCGACTTCGACCTGCTGACGGCGGCGGGCGTCGGCCGCTTCCGCCGCTTCTCCGAGGAACTCGCCGACCTGGTGGTCGCCCACGGCGGCTCGCTCTCCGGCGAGCACGGCGACGGCCAGGCACGGGCCGAGCTGCTGCCCAGAATGTACGGGGACGAACTCGTCGCGCTGTTCGAGCGGGCGAAGGACCTGTGGGACCCCGACGACCTGCTCAACCCCGGGATGCTCGTGCGCCCCGCCCCGTTGGACGCCGGACTGCGTTTCTCGGTGCTGCCGCGCGAGCCCGTCCCGGTGGCCTTCGGCTACCCGGCCGACGGTGGCGACTTCTCGGCTGCCGTCCGCCGCTGCGTGGGCGTCGCGAAGTGCCGTACGACGTCGGCGGCCGGCGAGTCCGTGATGTGCCCGTCGTTCCGTGTCACGGGCCGGGAGGAGCACTCCACGCGCGGGCGTGCCCGGCTGCTGCACGAGATGCTGGCCGGTGAGCTGGTGACCGACGGCTGGCGCTCCACGGAGGTCCGGGACGCGCTGGACCTGTGTCTGTCCTGCAAGGGCTGCCGCTCCGACTGCCCGGTCGAGGTCGACATGGCCACCTACAAGGCGGAGTTCCTGCACCACCACTACGAGGGACGACGGCGTCCGGCCGCGCACTACAGCATGGGGCGGCTGCCGCTGTGGCTGCGGTGGGCGTCCCGCACGCGCGCGACGGGGCTCGTCAACGCCCTCGCGCGCGTACGGCCCCTCGCATGGGCGGTGAGACGGGCCGGCGGGATCGCGCCCGAGCGGGAGATTCCACGGCTGGCGCGCGAGACGTTCAGCGGGTGGTGGCGCAAGCGGGGACGGCCGACCGTCGGCAGCGGCGAATCGCGCGTCGAGGGTATGGGCGGGTCGGGCGAGTCGGGCGAGTCGGGTGAGTTGGGTGAGTCGGGTGAGTCGGGCGAGTTGGTCGTCCTGTGGCCGGACACCTTCACCGAGTATCTGTCGCCGTCCGTGGGCCGGGCGGCCGTCCGGGTCCTGGAGGCGGCGGGGCTGCGGGTGGCGCTGCCGCCGACGCTGCGGATGCGGGGCCGTCCGGTGGGCGACGGCCGGTCCAGGGGCGTCGGCGCGTCGGCCGCGCTGCTGACGGCTCGCCGGGGGCGGGTCTGCTGCGGCCTGACGTACGTCTCCACCGGCCAGCTCGACCACGCGCGCGTGGTGCTGCGTCGCACGCTCGACCTGATGGAGCCGGTGCTGGAGACGGCCGCCCCGGTCGTCGTCCTGGAGCCGAGCTGTGCGGCCGCCCTGCGCACCGATCTGCCCGAGCTGCTGTCCGACGACCCGCGCGCGGGCCGCCTCGCCGCCCGCGTCCTCACCTTCGCGGAGGCCCTGGAGCGGCACGCGCCCGACTGGACCCCGCCCCGCCTGGACCGTCCGACGGTCGGCCAGACCCACTGCCACCAGCATGCGGTCCTGGGCGACGCGGCCGAGCGGCGGCTGCGCGAGGCCGCGGGGCTCACCGGGGACCTGAGGGGCGGGTGCTGCGGCCTCGCCGGCAACTTCGGCTTCGAAAAAGGCCACTTCGAGGTGTCGAGGGCCTGCGCGGAGGAACAGCTCCTCCCGGCCGTCCGGAACGCCCCCGAGGGGGCGGTGATCCTGGCGGACGGCTACTCCTGCCGGACCCAGCTGGAGCAACTGGCAGGGGTGCGGGGGAGGCATCTGGCGGAGGTGCTGGAGGAGGCGCTGGTGGAGGGGCTGGAGGAAAAGGAAGCAGGTTCCCCCTGA
- a CDS encoding isoprenylcysteine carboxyl methyltransferase family protein: MTLPGTAAVPLGALVLVAAMCCVRLVELCVARRNTRWATAHGGVEYGRRSYPVVVVLHTCLVLGIPLEVALAHRPFVPVLGWSAVAVLVLVQAVRGWCMHALGPRWNTRIVVVPALPLVHHGPYRYLRHPNYIAVVLEGAALPMVHTAWLTAVLFTSGNTVFLAFWARMEDRALRLNTHARHRPPAGTGLPCDLRRGQPGGRRELTGGQTGGSGREG, encoded by the coding sequence ATGACACTGCCCGGCACGGCCGCTGTCCCCCTCGGGGCGCTGGTCCTGGTCGCCGCCATGTGCTGCGTGCGTCTGGTCGAGCTGTGCGTGGCCCGGCGCAACACCCGCTGGGCCACCGCGCACGGCGGTGTGGAGTACGGGCGCCGGTCCTACCCGGTCGTCGTCGTCCTGCACACCTGCCTCGTCCTCGGCATTCCCCTCGAAGTGGCCCTCGCCCACCGCCCGTTCGTCCCGGTGTTGGGCTGGTCGGCCGTCGCCGTCCTGGTGTTGGTGCAGGCCGTGCGTGGATGGTGCATGCACGCGCTCGGGCCGCGCTGGAACACCCGGATCGTCGTTGTCCCGGCTCTTCCACTCGTCCACCACGGCCCGTACCGCTATCTGCGCCATCCCAACTACATCGCGGTGGTGCTGGAGGGCGCCGCCCTGCCGATGGTGCACACCGCCTGGCTGACGGCCGTCCTGTTCACCTCGGGCAACACCGTCTTCCTCGCCTTCTGGGCCCGGATGGAGGACCGGGCCCTGCGGCTCAACACCCATGCCCGGCACAGACCCCCCGCAGGTACCGGACTGCCGTGCGACCTGCGACGTGGTCAGCCGGGTGGCCGTCGCGAGCTGACGGGCGGACAAACCGGCGGGAGCGGACGGGAGGGATGA